Genomic DNA from Triticum dicoccoides isolate Atlit2015 ecotype Zavitan chromosome 4B, WEW_v2.0, whole genome shotgun sequence:
GCCTAATGGCGTTCTAGCCGGAGTTAGGCCGCCGGCGAGGTGCCGCGGCGGCAGGCGCTTCGGAAAACCGCTGTGCTGCACCGTTTGAGGCGGGGTTTGCTCCTACGTGTTCCTGGGAGCGAGCTGCGTCGACCAGTGGTGGTGGTCGGAGCTGCGGTGGCTAGGATcaacggcggcgaccaaaacggcgGCGTCCGGAGTTTCGGCGTCCGTGCAACTACGGCCTAAAGGACGCGGAGAGGCCGAGGAAGAGGGGGAGTCGAAGCGGGCGCTCACAGGGAGGCGGCAGAGTAGCTCAGGGGCTCGGGGACGCTCCAGTTGCTGTGGATCGACGGTGATGGTCGGCgttgccgaagcttgaagacgaggaAGATGCCGGTGATGCAGGGTGTCCGGCGATGCTTGGCTtggtgaggaggtcgaggacggagtgACGGAGCTCGTGGTCAGCTCAGAAggtcgagggggaggcagtggctgcggtggtggcgagcggcggcATGGCCATGGCGGCCTCGGCCATGAggtggggagcgagggagagaggggaaaagGTGAGCAGAGGAAGAGGGAGAAAGTCCAGGGCGTCCAGGCGTTTCCACGACGCAAGACGAGGACGCAGGAGGCGTcgacagcgcgaagcaggaggtggagctcgggcgcgcgcgcgtcgacacgccggcgtccttctggcgcaaggaggagggtgactgggacgggccaggtgggccggcccagccagttAAGTGGCCtcctggcctttctctctctctctctctctctctctctctccctctttcagttagtttgcttttctatttttctgtaaatgttgggctttattaaaaatactaaaacattttcaaaaatcctgcaaataattgtgggttctgttgggattattcctaatagcccacacttaagttcagaattaattgagcatttaaaataatacatagcatttaaatgcccaattgcaaatactaaatgatttaattcagtgactaaatatgtcatggaaaaatgttcaacaccactggttatggtttccagcattatccagaaatgatgaacatttttgaaagccatttggacttactgaaaatattgtaggtgaacctagtgaattcctttaatgctagggtttggacaatccccatttcaactttctgtaaaaagtaaacatgatgcacacaagaccagctaacccagagcagaccagaactagggatgtgacaacataTTTCACTTGTTTCGGAAGACTTATTTCACTCATCATTTCAAAACACAATTTTTACTCATTTGAATATATGGTTTCATCCATTTCAAAAACATACTCCACTCATTTCAAACAATGACTTAACTTCAGGAAAATAAATTCTCTCATTAAAAAGCTTATTTCACTCATTTAAAAAAAATACAATTTTACTTGTACAGAAAAATCTGTCATGGGTGTGTGGTGCGTTGCATGGTAGAGTGGGTCTATGTTATTTGCTCTAGACCTCTGCTAAAGCCGCCTGCACAAAAAGTGGTCAACATGCATGGGAAAGAATGACTATGCAATCATGTACTCCTACGTACGATGATACACGCATAGAGGGAAGGCCTTTGCATGCACTCAGATCTCCAAGGGAAGCCACGACGGATGGAGGCACAGGACCTCCCGTGCATGTAGGAATCTCTTTTCTTGAGGAAGCGCAAAATCTCCCGTTCACGGACCTCCCATGCCTTCATCTGCCATAGAATACACAAGCCATTAGTCAGATACGCATAGGAAGGGTGCTTAGATGTGTCAGCTTTTGGCCCAAGAGAGAGCGTGAGATTGACTGCACGGACACATGATTCTCTTTCCACTCATAGAAAAGCTAGCACTTTATTTTTCCTATAAGATATTAATTCATTTGTATCTtatgaaaaaaaattctatttttgaaTCTTTTTACATATTTGGATTTCTGATGTCGAGATCTTGAAACAAgatcaaatttgaatatatttcaaataattttaaaattcatgaaacatATTCCACTTAGTTCTAAGAAAACAGATTTCACTCATTTCTTTAAAACCGGGTGCTGAATATATTCCAAACactgatttcactcatttcaaaacgCTGATTTCACTCGTTTGGAAACAGTTTCACTTATTTTAGAAGACTTGTTTCACTCAATTCAAATAATTTTTTTAATCATTTTCAAAAAGAATGATTTCATTTGTTTACAACAACATATTTCACTCACTTCAAATAACACAATTCAATATTTTTCTAAATCATTGATTTCATCTAGTTCAAAATACTTATTCCGTACAACTAAAAAAGTTACTAATTTCAAAGAGGCGATTTCACTCATTTCACACAATTCAGAAAAATGTTTTCACTCATTTCAAACAACTGATTTTAGTCAAGTcgacaacatatttcactcatttcaaaagacttatttcactcatttaaaaataataattttgATCATACAGAAAACTCTGACTTCGACAATTTCAGAAAACATATTTCACTTGTTTTGGAAGACTTATTTCACTCATCATTTCAAAACACAAATTTTACTCATTTGAAAATCTGGTATCATCCATTTCAAAGTCATATTCCACTCATTTCAACCAGTAATTTAACTTCAGGAAAATAAATTCCCTCATTAAAAAACTTATTTCACTCATTTAAAAAATACAATTTCACTTGTATAGAAAAATCATGTCATACGTGTGTGGTGCGTTGCATAGTAGAGTAGGTCTATGTTATTTGCTCTAGACCTCTGGCAAAGCTGCCTGCACAAAAAGTGGTCAGCATGCATgaaaagtgtcacatccctagcttctggtgctgcctagtgtttgcatcatgtttaaatttttgaaacttgaactgaggaaatttggaagcctcaaaaacttaaataaaagaagggcaaaaaccctaaaatctcattaattgttccaaaatgctcttcttaaatgtttgataatttttggcaagggttctggtcccaaccaaaatattgaacatttttaaggacttaatcttgggactttgaatttaaatcattagctatttgaatttgaattatattcatgtaattagaatataatttcaaatacccctgaaatattttttgagcttttggaaaagtccatctagcaaaataaaaatattcagaggagtttttggcattgtttgaattattttaaattcaaaacagtggcaaaataaatttaaaaaataaaacaaacagaaaataaaacagagcacttacctggctggcccagttacggcgcagcccagcagcagcccagcccactgcagccgccaccgtcttcaacctcctgccagtaggcaggagggcgtgtgcccgacgcgcgcgcgcacgcgccggccacctcctgcttgccgcttcgccctggcctcttcgggtgacgccacacagtcccctcgctcctctccctcactctctgttctctccctcgccctccagtcccttcctcgagcgcgaccgaacgcagccgtcgccgccgccgacggtcaccgcggccaccgtccaccctACCCCTCTCCGTACCGTCCAACGGCTCCGCCGAGACGCCCTCTTCCTCATCGCCAAGCCACGTGACGCTGGGAGCCCCGTGCCGTCGTCCTCACCCTCGTCTTCTTCCGCGGGATTCGATGACAACCGCCGACGATTCAACGCCGTctggcctcccccgagctcgccgaccaccTCTACGAGCCCgttgtgagcctccgtgcagaaaccctctctttcccctcgcgtttgcgagctctaggccatagctccgtcgcggccgaactccggccgccgccgacctTGTCGCCGCCGTCACAGCAGCCGCTTGAGCTCGATTCCGAGCGTGTCACCgcgctcaggaagccaccaggagcataACGCACACGCTAActtgccctcccgtgcaccacagcgccaaccccgcactcacccgacctccggcgccgccgcgagctcacttccggcgagctccgaccaccCCGCGACCTCCCACCTGCCCCGTTCGATGCGCGCGAGtgagggcctcctccctgtgcccttctcttgcccagccgccgcctgtagcgcAGCCCCGGCGaacatccgccgcgtttcgggtcgccgccggccgaactccggtggccggtgacgtggcacgtcattagccactaatgacccagctaaaccaaccctagtgccactgccatgtgggccctgtgcctgattagtttaatttaattttctgtttagattagtacaTAACCCACTGGGACCCACACatcagcattgactttgctgacgtggccgttgactggtcccacatgtcatccacccaaaccagccctgttacactgacccgtgggtcccagccgtcaggtttgacctgggctggcgcctttgacttgctgacgtcaccctgacgcactgctgacacaataattcattttctggatttattcttttacaggaaattccagaaaatgccctaaacttctaaaaatcatataaaatcaaccgtaactccaaatcaaataatttatatatgaaaaattattagaaaaatccaatctatccatctgtaccattttcatgcatgttagaacaacttatgactactgtttaggacaattcaattaaatggcatttaattatccacatatggagtttgaatttgaatcgttggttcaaaccaactccatttaacttgttgttagttgcattagctcaatcaacagcatattgccatgtcatgatcatgcatcatattgtgcattgcattgattaggttcttccttgtttgccggtgtttgtcccctctcgatagacgtggttcgacgatgagatcgatgacaccgatgaagagctatattatcttcagaagtgccaggcaagcaaaaccccattgttcattccgatacaatcctactctctcgctcctactctcttttactgcattaggacaacactgattcatctgttacttgctgcggtagctgaacccctttatcctttgcatgacctgtcgttgccacagtaaatagatgaaacccactagcatgagtaggagttgtttgagccctgttgtgcctactcattcatgcttgtttgtcatgcctgctactgcttagtgttgagtcaggtctgattcatcggggatgaatcagaggtgtgtgaacatgtcctaccgttgagagctaagtgtgtgaacacgatttggtaaaggtagcggtgagaggccatgtaggagtacatggtgggttgtctcattgcagccgtcttcaggaactgagttctgtgtttgtgatccatgaccagttactaccacacattgggttccggtaactcgacccctctcgacttattaatcaacatgatctctgtccaggagttgcaactagtttctggtgtttgtaggtagtgttagtagtctaccaagtggcacccggtacaggtgggcttgggacagactaggcacagtggcccggtgtaccaagtagcacccggatggtgggcttgggaaccctgcacacatcgtttgggtccgtgagcgacaccccggccggatctccttgcggatggaacccgaataggcgataaacctggacgagagacttgtgtggttagtcaggtcgtggccgactccctcgccaggcttccgcttgaaggttgccgagatacacgaggtgtacatggcggtaagtggcgagagcgtgtgtgaagaagtacacccccgcagagttaatatgatctattcgaatagccgtgtccgcggtaaaggacttctgggttgcctgtacagttcatagacaagtgaaagtggatactctaaaatacgcaagataagcgtgagtgctatggatggcgttctcgtagggagacgagagcggatccatagtggtgtattgatatggtgaatatgtggactcgtgtgcgccacctcaaaagagttacttgcagtcgtagttcaggatagccaccgagtcaaagctggcttgctgcagttaaaccccaccatcccctttgttgataatgatgcatatgtagttagttctgatgtaagtcttgctgggtacatttgtactcacgttgcttaatttatgtttttgcagagagacttcagtctcgctagtagtaccgcgtggacttcgacgtttagcttgttacctcagctacgatcttgtgccctcggcaggatctggtagatagtcaggcttctcagcctttttcatttgtagatgtctgtactcagacatgttaagcttccgtttgtgctttgatttgtgtgctctgaatgttgggtcatgagacccatgtttgtaatatctcgctcctaggagcctattgaataaaatacttgagttgtagagtcatgttgtgatgccatgttgtatttgcatatatcgaacatattgtgtgtatgttattgaaatgcttggtatgtgtgggatctgactatctagttgtttatccttagtagcctcttttaccgggaaatgtcttctagtgtttccactgagccatggtagcttgctactgctccggaacacttaggctggccggcatgtgtccttcttcgttcctgtgtctgtcccttcggggaaatgtcacgcgatgaataccggagtcctgttagcccgctacagcgcggttcaccagagtcctgctagcccagtgctacagcctggatccactcgctgataaccgacacgttcgatgctgggtcatggatgcctgtccctgtaagttagtgccactttaggttcacgactagccatgtcagccagggttctttgtcatatggatgctagcgacactatcatatacgtgagccaaaaggcgcaaacggtcccgggccaggtaaggtggcacccgtgggaataccgtgcgtgaggccgcaaagtgatttaatgtgttacatgctagatcgatgtgacttaggatcggggtcgtgACAAAAAGAATGACTATACAATCATGTAGGCCTACGTACTATGATACACGTATACAGAGAAGACGTTTGCATGAGCTCGGATCTCCAAGGGAAGCAACGGCGGATGGAGGCACGGGACCTCCCGTGCACGTAGAATCACTTTTCTTGAGGAAGCGCAAAATCTCCCATGCACGGGACCTCCCATGCCTCCATCTGCCATAGAATACACAAGCCATTAGTGAGATACGCATAGAAAGTGTGCTCAGATGTGTCAGCTTTAGGCCCGAAAGAGAGCGTGAGATTGACTGCATGGACACATGATTCTCTCTCCACCAATAGAAAAGCTAGTACTTTATTTTTCATGTGAGATATTAATTCATTTGTATCTTATGAAAATAAATTATGTTTTTGATCTTTTTACATATTTGGATTTCTGATGTCGAGATCTTTGAAACAAgatcaaatttgaatatattttaaatagttttaaaattcatgaaacatATTTCACTTATTTCTAAAAAACAGATTTCACTCGTTTCTTTAAAACTGGGTGCTGAATATATCCCAAACACTGATCTCACTCATTTCAAAACGCTGATTTCACTCATTTGGAAACACTTTCACTTATTTTAGAAGACTTGATTTACTCAATTCAAATAATTTTTTAATCATTTTCAAAGAGAATGATTTCACTTGTCTAaaacaacatatttcactcatttcaaataaCATAATTCAACATTTTTCTAAATCATTGATTTCATTTAGTTCAAAATACTTATTCCACACACTAAAAAAGTTACTAATTTCAAAGAGGCGATTTCACTCATTTCACACAATTTAGAAAAAATGTTTTCACTCATTTCAAACAACTGATTTCAGTCAAATTGAAAAacagatttcactcatttcaaaagagTTATTTCACTCATTTTTAAAAAATCGCTCATGCAGAAATATTAGATTTCGACAATTTCAGAAAACATATTTCACTTGTTTCGGAAGACTTATTTCCCTCATCATTTCAAAACACAAATTTTACTCATTTGAAAATCTGGTTTCATCCATTTCAAAAACACATTCCACTCATTTCAAACAATGATTTAAAAGACTTATTTCACTCACTAAAAAAAATACAATTTCACTTGTACAGAAAAATGTGTCATGGAAAGAAAATTATTTTTATTCAATCATGCGGGATAGTGGAGATATCCATACATTTGGACGTAAGATAAGAAGTAGATAATTAACACGAACTGTCGCTGCGAAAAAGCGATTAATCAATTAAGGTAAATAGCAAAAAGGAGAGCAAATTGACCGGCTCCAGCTGACTGAGCTTCAGTGGATCACTTCCCGATCATGGCGAGCAGCGCGTCCCTGTAATGTCCGTGGGTGTTCTTGGCGACGGCGTCCAGGAGCTTGGCACCGTGCTGTTTCAGGTAGGCCTCCTTGATCTCCTCCATGTCGGCGTCGGAGCGGGACACGACGACGCGGGTCAACGCGGCCTTGGCCTGCTTGTCCGCCCCCTCCTTGAACGCCCCGTCGATCACCTCGCCGAAGTACTTGGCCGGCGACTCGAGGCACCTCACGGCCTCCCGCAGGCACGGCGCCTCGCCGCCGAACTCCTCCTCCAGCGGCTTGCTGTGGAGCTCCCTGTACAGCCTGAAGGTCGCCCGGAGCTGCGGCTTGCTCCTGGTGGCGAGCACGCGCACCACGAGCTCGCTCTGGGCCTTGGCGCCGGGGCCGGCAGAGAGCGCCGCGGCCTCCTCCCTGGCGAGCATCTCGTCGACGCGCGGGCCCTCGTAGCGGTAGGCGCTGACGAGCCCGAGCAGCAGGCGGTTGGCGGCGGCGTCCTTGACGCGGTACGCCACGTCCTCCTCGAGGGAGCGGTGGTAGAGCGCGTGGTAGGCGCGGCGGGCGCCGAGGAGCTCGTCGGCGGTGCGCGTGCAGGCGAGCTCGACGAGGACGGACGCCGGGTGGTGCTTCTTGTGCAGCGCGCGGTGCGCCCAGCGCGCGTCGCGCTCCCACGGGTGCATCGCCCACAGCACCATGAGGTTCTTGAACCGGGCGAACTCCGTCTTGAGGTGGCGCACGTAGTCGTCCGAGCAGCGCTCGATCGCCCccgcccccaccgccgccgccggcggcgtgaAGAAGCCCGGGAAGCCCCTCCGGAACTGCGACCGCTTCTCCGGCTGCTTCCTCCACCGCCCCAGGGCCGACACCAGCGCCGTCTCCTCCACGCCCAGGCCGCCCATCCCTGCAGATCCGAACGAAAACATATAGCCGATGGAGCATCCGGAACCAAAAGTGATCGATCAAGAAGAAGAGATCACTGTTCGGTTTCAGGACAGGTGGTTAATTTGGTTCGCCGTACGTACCTGAGAAGGCCTTGGTGAGTTCCTGGTGCTCGTCGGCCATGGTCGCCTCCTTGATGCTCTGGCTCTGGCTCTGCTGCTCTCTCCTGGGCGGCCTGGAACGcaagggcgacggcgacggcggtggaGCTGCTGCTACTGCAGTGCTGCCGTTACTGCTCGGCTGTGCTGCAAGAAACTGCTGCATCGGCTGGCCTTTATACCAGAGGACGCACGCAGGCGTCCACCATCCAGGCATGGCCCAAATGCTTGTTAATTTATACTAGAATAGTAATACTATACCGCCTTGCCCATCGATCCTTCCTGCAacgtctctcgtgcatgcatgcatgcatgttactACTACGTACCAACTTGATTACAATTCATTCAATCCAGAGAGGGTAACGTTGCAGGAGATTACTAGCTGATTGCCGCTCCATAGAAGCATCGAATTCGCCCTGGCCTGGCCTGCGTCGCTAATAAAAAAACAACCGGAAGAAATTGCATTCATGGTGGTGTGCATGATGGCCACTCGTGCTGCACGTTTCCTTGCACAGTAAGCAACGAACGACGACAGCTGGACAGATATAGGCGTGGGCACGATCGTTGAATTAATTAGTTCAACGTCCCCGCTAAATTTATTGGCAACACATGGGACTGCCGTTCATTAGGAAAGCAATCCAGCGCTGCCATGCATGTGTCGACGTCGCTAATAAaatttaagaagaagaagaaaaatgaaacgaagaacagaagatgggacacgaCGAGTGTAAGGATGTGTCCATGTAATGCAACCTTGAGCTACGTTTCACACGATTTTCTGTTGAATATTTCATCGCATAGTAGAGCTCTCAGTAACTCACGATTTCcgtttctccctctctctcatctcTCATTTAGCAATCAATCCATCATCTCCCAATCCTCGTGGAAAGCACACGCATATAGTATTATGTTCCGTCGTGCTCGTGGCATCCATGTGCAGATTATAATTAGATTAGAAAAAGATTATAATTAGATTAGAAAACGAGCTATTTGGGAACGCGCTTTGGTCGTGCGTTCCACCATCCACCGGATGCAACTCCTCCATTTTTCTTGAGATTTGTTGCAGTGTGTATTAAGGGCAGATGATCTATTTTTGACAAAACAATCGGTTCGCCCCATCTTGCATGTGAAGGACTAAGGAGGAGATCAGTGCGATCTGGTTGCTTTGACAACATCAAAGGCATTGATTGATTGATTAATTAGTAGAGCTAGCTGTAGGTGGTAGATAATCTTCTTAGGATCTTATTGCTCAACAGCCCTACCTGAGGGGTGACAATGGAGGACTGGTCGGGTAGTGTTCCTTTCAGAATTGGAAGACAGCATTGCTTCTTCCCAGTCTGGGATTTTTCACTCTCTTCTTCGTGAGGGGGGATATGTGAGATCCTTTTTACTTTGATAGATACAAATATTATGTTAGCCCGTGATTTATCTACCCATATtaatgtgattgtgtaaataaatatttatcaaatcctacCCGAGCAAAACGTGATTGATTTACCTAGCTAaataatttttagaattttatttgatATGATCACTTATTTGATGAAAATTTATTGGCTTATCAAAAATATAATTTTATTTAACAAGTCAACAAAAGGTGGGGCAGTTAAGATAATTTTCAACAAAAACTGATGAAAATACCAGAGATGTGAGGGGGAAAGTCAAAACGAAGAAAGGGAGGAGGGCCATATGTAAGGTTGACAAAGTGTTTTGCATGACAAGAAAGAGAACTTTATGAAAACCGATAAAAGAACACTATTCTTTTATACATCATTTTTATGTGACTAACTAGATGTCATGTGACTGAAAATCGAGCCGTTGGATGCAAGATGGATGGCCAGATAATCTTCTTCAACCTCCAAAACAATTCATTGTTCATCTTCTACCTCTGGACCGACGATCTACCACAGGCCTAACCGCCTGCTGCCGCCGCCCGTGGCGAGGCCCGCGCCAGCCTCGCCCCCGCTCCCCCTAACCGCCTTCCACCGCCGTGCTGCCGTcacccccggccatccctctaacctCGACCATGAACAATTTTTCCGATGAACTGCACCCCTACCCCCAACACCACTAAGATAGATCATGGGGTCAACCTGCCACTAGGATAGATCATGGGGCAGCCTGCCACCCTAAGATAGATCACGAGGTAACTTCTCCGGCGAGTGGCGATTGTTTCTTCCTTCCCTCTGGCGGCTGCCTCGCTTATCTCTCTTTCAGGCGGTTCTTCCTCAAAAATATTACGCACGTCTACGCAAGATATAGATCTATTTCCTCCTCCACAAGAATAACTCTTCTCCTTCCATCGGCGCCGTCGCTGGTCTGTCCCATCTCCTATGGTCTCTAGGCCATGGAGGTGCGGAGGATCTCGGCCCCTCGCCGGCGGGAGGGACCCTGTTCTCGTTTTTGTTAGAGTCAGCGCCTTGGTTGGGCTGTGTGGCGGCGGCGATATGTCCCTTGGTAGGAATAATGTCCACGTTCTATCCCCGCCCCGATGGTGCGTCAAGCATCGTCGGAGGGCGTGTGAAGGTTTGTCTCCGTCGGATCTTGCGGAATTCAGTCGGtgctggtcttcggtggatctATTTGGATCCGGTGTCCGTTCGTCTTCGTTTATGTGTTTACAGAtttgatccttctgatctacgacTTTCTTCATCGGCTTGGTTGCTACTCTAGTGCGCTGATCCTatgaggccttagcacgacgagtttccgactgtctactacaacaaggtttgcccgactCCGACAAGGGAGAGGCGGTGATGGCGGCGCGCTTGCTCTACTGCTTGTAGTCGTCACTAGGTGGTCGATGGACATAGTTGTATTTTttgttacctatgttgttctttgtaGTGCCATGATTGaacatgaatagattgaaagtttctcgaaaaaagaagaagaacgaaaatcgactgacccaaattctaTTTTCAGGCGACTTACATCTAGTTGTTGTGTTTATTTTAAACAGTAGATATCCTACCAAAAGAAAACAAGACCAAGGCACACTCAAAACATCGGAGACGGTGAAAGAAAAACTGAACCGCGGGGCCCAAACGTTCAATCTAGAGTCCCTATTGCACGCCCTCGGCCAGCACGCTCTCTCACCTACCAAGAAAAACTTGCAACTCCTTCCTCCTTCGCTCCCTCCATCGAATCATCATCCTCTGTGCAGAGAGCAGCTAGCACGCGGGAGATGGCGACCATCGCCGTCCCGACGCCCCTGCCGTCCCCGGCCGCCGACGCGGAGAGCCTCAGGAATGCCGTGCAAGGTAACGTACCAACGTTCATACATGTTGATCATCTCCTTTCTGCGCGTTTTGTGTCAAGCGCTCATGTTTGCCGGTCGATTTCTGTTTATTCAAGGCTGGGGCACGGACGAGAAGGCCCTGGTGGAGATCCTCAGCCGGCGAACCGCCGCGCAGCGCGCCGAGATCCGCCGGGCCTACGCCAGCCTCTACAAGGAGTCCCTCCTCACCCGCCTCCACGACGAGCTCTCCGGCCACTTCCAGGTACTCGCACCACACCCACAGTCGATCAATGGAAGCTTGTATTACACGGTGATGATCTGTGCTGCAGCACGGATGATGACGATGTGCTGCTGCGTTTGTACTCATTTCATTTCTGGTGATATAATTAAGAAAGCGATGGTGCTGCTGGCGACGGACCCGGCGGAGAGGGACGCCAAGCTGGTGAGGGAGGCCCTGGGCAGGCGGGGCGACGACAGGGACGCGTGGGTGCTCATCGAGGCCGCATGCGCCGCCACGCCGGAACACCTCGTCGCCGTCCGCCGCGCCTACCGGTCCCTCCATGGATCCTCCCTGGAGGAggacgtcgccgcctgctccgcgtTCCAAGAACCGCTCAGGAAGGTGACCACTCCTGGAAAAGAACCGAGCAATCCATTCCAGAGTAGTAGTATGTCTAGTATAATGTTCCTGGCTCCTGGGTGCTTGCTTCTTGGTTGTTGCAGCTGCTGGTGAGCCTGGTGAGGTCGTACCGGTGCGCGGAGGAGAGCGTGGACATGGACGTGGCCAAGCTGGAGGCCGCGCAGCTGGCGGAGGCCGTCAGGAGGAAGAAGCAGCCGCACGGCGGCGAGGTCGTCCGGATCGTGAGCACCAGGAGCAAGTCGCAACTCGCAGCCACGTTCCG
This window encodes:
- the LOC119291506 gene encoding annexin D4-like, with product MPGWWTPACVLWYKGQPMQQFLAAQPSSNGSTAVAAAPPPSPSPLRSRPPRREQQSQSQSIKEATMADEHQELTKAFSGMGGLGVEETALVSALGRWRKQPEKRSQFRRGFPGFFTPPAAAVGAGAIERCSDDYVRHLKTEFARFKNLMVLWAMHPWERDARWAHRALHKKHHPASVLVELACTRTADELLGARRAYHALYHRSLEEDVAYRVKDAAANRLLLGLVSAYRYEGPRVDEMLAREEAAALSAGPGAKAQSELVVRVLATRSKPQLRATFRLYRELHSKPLEEEFGGEAPCLREAVRCLESPAKYFGEVIDGAFKEGADKQAKAALTRVVVSRSDADMEEIKEAYLKQHGAKLLDAVAKNTHGHYRDALLAMIGK
- the LOC119291508 gene encoding annexin D3-like isoform X2 — translated: MATIAVPTPLPSPAADAESLRNAVQGWGTDEKALVEILSRRTAAQRAEIRRAYASLYKESLLTRLHDELSGHFQKAMVLLATDPAERDAKLVREALGRRGDDRDAWVLIEAACAATPEHLVAVRRAYRSLHGSSLEEDVAACSAFQEPLRKLLVSLVRSYRCAEESVDMDVAKLEAAQLAEAVRRKKQPHGGEVVRIVSTRSKSQLAATFRCYKEQHGSDIEEDMKQYSSSQFARMLKIAVWCLTSPEKHYAEVIRYSILGLGTDEDTLTRAIVSRADIDMEKIKQEYRVRFKTTVTDDVVGDTSGYYMDILLALVGKE
- the LOC119291508 gene encoding annexin D3-like isoform X1, with protein sequence MATIAVPTPLPSPAADAESLRNAVQGWGTDEKALVEILSRRTAAQRAEIRRAYASLYKESLLTRLHDELSGHFQVLAPHPQSINGSLYYTVMICAAARMMTMCCCVCTHFISGDIIKKAMVLLATDPAERDAKLVREALGRRGDDRDAWVLIEAACAATPEHLVAVRRAYRSLHGSSLEEDVAACSAFQEPLRKLLVSLVRSYRCAEESVDMDVAKLEAAQLAEAVRRKKQPHGGEVVRIVSTRSKSQLAATFRCYKEQHGSDIEEDMKQYSSSQFARMLKIAVWCLTSPEKHYAEVIRYSILGLGTDEDTLTRAIVSRADIDMEKIKQEYRVRFKTTVTDDVVGDTSGYYMDILLALVGKE